The following proteins come from a genomic window of Salvia hispanica cultivar TCC Black 2014 chromosome 4, UniMelb_Shisp_WGS_1.0, whole genome shotgun sequence:
- the LOC125222161 gene encoding calcium-binding protein KIC translates to MAASKEQNSEMKEYQDLLPVMVDKLDGDTFVAELCGGFRLLADPSKGLITAASLQKNCALLGLEGMSRDDADAMVQEGDLDGDGALNQMEFCILMVRLSPGMMEDAETWLDKAIRGELLTSSS, encoded by the coding sequence ATGGCTGCTTCCAAGGAACAAAATTCGGAGATGAAAGAGTACCAAGACTTGCTGCCGGTGATGGTGGACAAGCTGGACGGCGACACCTTTGTGGCGGAGCTCTGCGGTGGATTCCGGCTGCTTGCGGATCCGAGCAAGGGGCTGATCACGGCGGCGAGCCTGCAGAAGAATTGTGCGCTCCTGGGGTTGGAAGGGATGAGCAGAGACGACGCGGATGCGATGGTGCAGGAGGGTGATCTCGACGGAGACGGAGCGCTCAATCAGATGGAATTCTGCATTCTCATGGTCAGACTCAGCCCTGGAATGATGGAGGATGCTGAGACTTGGCTTGATAAGGCCATTCGAGGAGAGTTGCTCACATCCTCTTCTTGA
- the LOC125222160 gene encoding serine/arginine-rich splicing factor RS31-like isoform X2 has translation MFAGFAFVYFEDERDAEDAIRNLDNITFGHDRRRLSVEWAKGERGRHRDGRAANQKPTKTLFVINFDPVRTKVHDIERHFEPYGKLLNVRIRRNFAFVQFETQEDATKALECTHMSKVLDRVVSVEYALRDDDERGGMHESPRRNYGRRGDSPYRRSPSPGIRRSRPSPDYGRDRSPVYDRYTGPSHDRRRSPDYGRHRSRSPVRRSRT, from the exons ATGTTTGCAG GGTTTGCTTTTGTTTACTTTGAGGATGAACGTGATGCTGAAGACGCCATTCGCAATCTTGATAATATTACATTTGGGCATGACAGGCGCAGGTTGTCAGTTGAATGGGCCAAG GGTGAACGTGGTAGGCATCGTGATGGGAGAGCTGCAAATCAAAAGCCAACTAAGACCCTTTTTGTGATAAACTTTGATCCTGTGCGTACCAAAGTCCATGACATAGAAAGACACTTCGAGCCTTATGGGAAGCTTCTCAATGTCCGCATTCGAAGGAACTTTGCATTTGTGCAATTTGAGACTCAGGAGGATGCAACAAAAGCTTTGGAATGCACCCACATGAG CAAGGTACTGGATAGGGTTGTTTCTGTTGAGTATGCACTGAGGGATGATGACGAGAGGGGTGGAATGCACGAAAGCCCCAGAAGAAATTATGGTAGACGTGGAGACAGTCCTTACAGAAGGTCACCTAGTCCAGGAATTCGAAGGAGCCGTCCAAGTCCTGATTATGGGCGTGACAGAAGCCCTGTTTATGATAGGTACACTGGCCCATCACATGACCGGCGCAGGAGCCCTGATTATGGCAGACACCGAAG taggTCGCCTGTTCGAAGATCAAGAACTTGA
- the LOC125222160 gene encoding serine/arginine-rich splicing factor RS31-like isoform X1, with translation MRPIFCGNFEYETRQSDLERLFSKYGRVDRVDMKSGFAFVYFEDERDAEDAIRNLDNITFGHDRRRLSVEWAKGERGRHRDGRAANQKPTKTLFVINFDPVRTKVHDIERHFEPYGKLLNVRIRRNFAFVQFETQEDATKALECTHMSKVLDRVVSVEYALRDDDERGGMHESPRRNYGRRGDSPYRRSPSPGIRRSRPSPDYGRDRSPVYDRYTGPSHDRRRSPDYGRHRSRSPVRRSRT, from the exons ATGAGGCCGATTTTTTGCGGAAACTTTGAGTACGAAACTCGGCAATCAGACTTGGAGCGCTTGTTCTCCAAGTATGGAAGAGTCGACCGCGTCGACATGAAATCTG GGTTTGCTTTTGTTTACTTTGAGGATGAACGTGATGCTGAAGACGCCATTCGCAATCTTGATAATATTACATTTGGGCATGACAGGCGCAGGTTGTCAGTTGAATGGGCCAAG GGTGAACGTGGTAGGCATCGTGATGGGAGAGCTGCAAATCAAAAGCCAACTAAGACCCTTTTTGTGATAAACTTTGATCCTGTGCGTACCAAAGTCCATGACATAGAAAGACACTTCGAGCCTTATGGGAAGCTTCTCAATGTCCGCATTCGAAGGAACTTTGCATTTGTGCAATTTGAGACTCAGGAGGATGCAACAAAAGCTTTGGAATGCACCCACATGAG CAAGGTACTGGATAGGGTTGTTTCTGTTGAGTATGCACTGAGGGATGATGACGAGAGGGGTGGAATGCACGAAAGCCCCAGAAGAAATTATGGTAGACGTGGAGACAGTCCTTACAGAAGGTCACCTAGTCCAGGAATTCGAAGGAGCCGTCCAAGTCCTGATTATGGGCGTGACAGAAGCCCTGTTTATGATAGGTACACTGGCCCATCACATGACCGGCGCAGGAGCCCTGATTATGGCAGACACCGAAG taggTCGCCTGTTCGAAGATCAAGAACTTGA